Proteins encoded together in one Bactrocera neohumeralis isolate Rockhampton chromosome 4, APGP_CSIRO_Bneo_wtdbg2-racon-allhic-juicebox.fasta_v2, whole genome shotgun sequence window:
- the LOC126757079 gene encoding muscle LIM protein Mlp84B isoform X2, translating into MPFTPVETPKCPKCGKSVYAAEERVAGGYKFHKTCFKCGMCNKALDSTNCTEHEKELFCKNCHARKYGPKGYGFGGGAGCLSMDTGAHLNRDDIDGVRNGARLEPRVIAKAPEGQGCPRCGGYVYAAEQMLARGRQWHRECFKCGNCSKGLDSILCCEGPDKNIYCKACYAKKFGPKGYGYGQGGGALQSDCYENGDLAPKVADIDVGKIQARAGEGCPRCGGVVFAAELVLSKGREWHRKCFKCRDCTKTLDSIIACDGPDKEVYCKTCYGKKWGPHGYGFACGSSFLQTDGMTEEQISAQRPFVCPDTTSIKAPEGEGCPRCGGAVFAAEQQLSKGRMWHKKCYNCTECHRPLDSMLACDGPDKDIYCKACYGKRFGPKGFGYGHAPTLVSTSGESTIHFPEGKPLTGPRSSGGCPRCGYAVFAAEQMISKSRIWHKRCFHCADCRKSLDSTNLNDGPDGDIYCRACYGRNFGPKGVGFGLGAGTLTMT; encoded by the exons ATGCCGTTCACACCTGTTGAAACACCTAAATGCCCAAAATGTGGCAAATCCGTATATGCCGCTGAAGAGAGAGTAGCTGGTGGTTACAAGTTCCACAAAACCTGCTTCAAATGCG GAATGTGCAACAAAGCTTTAGACTCCACGAACTGTACTGAACACGAAAAAGAGCTGTTTTGCAAAAACTGCCATGCCCGTAAATATGGTCCAAAGGGTTATGGTTTCGGTGGTGGTGCTGGATGTTTGTCAATGGATACTGGAGCACATTTAAACAGAGA tgACATTGATGGTGTACGTAATGGTGCCCGCTTAGAGCCACGAGTAATTGCTAAAGCTCCAGAAGGCCAGGGTTGTCCCAGATGCGGTGGTTACGTATATGCGGCCGAGCAAATGTTAGCACGAGGCAGA CAATGGCACAGGGAGTGTTTTAAATGTGGAAACTGTTCCAAAGGACTTGATTCCATCCTTTGTTGTGAAGGTccagacaaaaatatttactgcaaag CTTGTTATGCAAAGAAATTCGGACCTAAAGGCTATGGATATGGTCAAGGCGGTGGAGCTCTTCAGTCCGATTGTTATGAAAATGG CGACTTGGCACCAAAAGTAGCAGATATAGATGTTGGAAAGATACAAGCACGTGCCGGTGAAGGCTGCCCACGATGTGGTGGCGTTGTCTTTGCCGCTGAGTTGGTGCTCTCGAAGGGACGCGAATGGCATAGGAAGTGTTTCAAATGCAGAGATTGCACAAAGACGTTGGATTCTATCATTGCATGTGACGGACCCGACAAAGAAGTTTACTGTAAGACTTGCTATGGAAAAAAATGGGGCCCTCATGGCTATGGATTTGCATGTGGATCCAGTTTTCTGCAAACTGATGGCATGAC TGAAGAACAAATTTCTGCTCAGCGTCCATTTGTATGCCCTGATACCACGTCAATCAAAGCACCTGAAGGTGAAGGTTGTCCACGTTGCGGTGGCGCCGTTTTTGCCGCAGAGCAACAACTTTCTAAAGGCCGTATGTGGCACAAAAAGTGCTACAACTGCACTGAATGTCATCGGCCATTGGACTCGATGCTTGCTTGTGATGGGCCAGACAAGGATATTTACTGTAAAGCTTGTTACGGAAAACGTTTCGGTCCTAAAGGATTTGGTTATGGACACGCACCAACGTTGGTGTCCACTTCCGGTGAATCCACAATCCATTT cCCTGAGGGTAAGCCGTTAACTGGGCCTCGTTCATCAGGAGGTTGTCCGCGGTGCGGATATGCCGTTTTTGCCGCGGAGCAAATGATTAGCAAGAGCAGAATTTGGCACAAGCGTTGCTTCCATTGCGCTGACTGTAGAAAATCTCTAGATTCAACCAATTTAAATGATGGTCCGGACGGTGATATTTATTGTAGAGCATGCTATGGTCGCAATTTCGGACCCAAAGGTGTTGGTTTCGGTCTCGGTGCAGGCACCCTTACCATGACATAA
- the LOC126757079 gene encoding muscle LIM protein Mlp84B isoform X1 has translation MPFTPVETPKCPKCGKSVYAAEERVAGGYKFHKTCFKCGMCNKALDSTNCTEHEKELFCKNCHARKYGPKGYGFGGGAGCLSMDTGAHLNRDDIDGVRNGARLEPRVIAKAPEGQGCPRCGGYVYAAEQMLARGRGYHRRCFKCLLCNRTLDSTMHCDGPDKDIYCRGCYAQKFGARGYGHLGISSMGLMSDIRDAEWQSDLAPKVADIDVGKIQARAGEGCPRCGGVVFAAELVLSKGREWHRKCFKCRDCTKTLDSIIACDGPDKEVYCKTCYGKKWGPHGYGFACGSSFLQTDGMTEEQISAQRPFVCPDTTSIKAPEGEGCPRCGGAVFAAEQQLSKGRMWHKKCYNCTECHRPLDSMLACDGPDKDIYCKACYGKRFGPKGFGYGHAPTLVSTSGESTIHFPEGKPLTGPRSSGGCPRCGYAVFAAEQMISKSRIWHKRCFHCADCRKSLDSTNLNDGPDGDIYCRACYGRNFGPKGVGFGLGAGTLTMT, from the exons ATGCCGTTCACACCTGTTGAAACACCTAAATGCCCAAAATGTGGCAAATCCGTATATGCCGCTGAAGAGAGAGTAGCTGGTGGTTACAAGTTCCACAAAACCTGCTTCAAATGCG GAATGTGCAACAAAGCTTTAGACTCCACGAACTGTACTGAACACGAAAAAGAGCTGTTTTGCAAAAACTGCCATGCCCGTAAATATGGTCCAAAGGGTTATGGTTTCGGTGGTGGTGCTGGATGTTTGTCAATGGATACTGGAGCACATTTAAACAGAGA tgACATTGATGGTGTACGTAATGGTGCCCGCTTAGAGCCACGAGTAATTGCTAAAGCTCCAGAAGGCCAGGGTTGTCCCAGATGCGGTGGTTACGTATATGCGGCCGAGCAAATGTTAGCACGAGGCAGA GGATATCATAGACGATGCTTCAAATGCTTGCTTTGCAACAGAACACTCGATTCTACAATGCATTGCGATGGCCCTGATAAAGATATATATTGCAGAg GGTGTTATGCTCAGAAGTTTGGCGCCAGGGGTTATGGTCATTTAGGAATTTCTTCTATGGGACTTATGTCTGACATAAGAGACGCCGAGTGGCAAAG CGACTTGGCACCAAAAGTAGCAGATATAGATGTTGGAAAGATACAAGCACGTGCCGGTGAAGGCTGCCCACGATGTGGTGGCGTTGTCTTTGCCGCTGAGTTGGTGCTCTCGAAGGGACGCGAATGGCATAGGAAGTGTTTCAAATGCAGAGATTGCACAAAGACGTTGGATTCTATCATTGCATGTGACGGACCCGACAAAGAAGTTTACTGTAAGACTTGCTATGGAAAAAAATGGGGCCCTCATGGCTATGGATTTGCATGTGGATCCAGTTTTCTGCAAACTGATGGCATGAC TGAAGAACAAATTTCTGCTCAGCGTCCATTTGTATGCCCTGATACCACGTCAATCAAAGCACCTGAAGGTGAAGGTTGTCCACGTTGCGGTGGCGCCGTTTTTGCCGCAGAGCAACAACTTTCTAAAGGCCGTATGTGGCACAAAAAGTGCTACAACTGCACTGAATGTCATCGGCCATTGGACTCGATGCTTGCTTGTGATGGGCCAGACAAGGATATTTACTGTAAAGCTTGTTACGGAAAACGTTTCGGTCCTAAAGGATTTGGTTATGGACACGCACCAACGTTGGTGTCCACTTCCGGTGAATCCACAATCCATTT cCCTGAGGGTAAGCCGTTAACTGGGCCTCGTTCATCAGGAGGTTGTCCGCGGTGCGGATATGCCGTTTTTGCCGCGGAGCAAATGATTAGCAAGAGCAGAATTTGGCACAAGCGTTGCTTCCATTGCGCTGACTGTAGAAAATCTCTAGATTCAACCAATTTAAATGATGGTCCGGACGGTGATATTTATTGTAGAGCATGCTATGGTCGCAATTTCGGACCCAAAGGTGTTGGTTTCGGTCTCGGTGCAGGCACCCTTACCATGACATAA
- the LOC126755301 gene encoding LOW QUALITY PROTEIN: SLIT-ROBO Rho GTPase-activating protein 1-like (The sequence of the model RefSeq protein was modified relative to this genomic sequence to represent the inferred CDS: deleted 1 base in 1 codon), with protein MGEKDQDIKSPMKRVGSTRKIVMFSSIRQQLNEQLRCLDTRVESQIGLIQEIQDFFRRRGELELDYSKSLEKFARGLLLKHKEQKQKRDHWPIFSTFACWQHLVKETQSLSKDHAILADLYSISIVASLQTTIEDVQRIYKKVKLIGYEIHEDIQHLLQELHTTMKTYQRYESECKSAKLKLVTAEAQRKKLEQTIAKEKLERNKKYKLTEKEIVKRDTKYKDARLKALKAKTEYQLCLEASNTTIHKYFVEDLCDLIDCMDLGFGSMISKAILMHVSADQGRSRAILQQADNLSHLIHSIDCRADKQKFLEHHHAAFIIPKRLELQCQQDQTEIIEMDIKKELHLDMEQRLETLGQRLRDLRIECDEVWKSLETAETKLLEHYNNKDNDTSDIFTEGKHYIHKTPNSNITPKLKAEKQDIEDYYILKIREYINGTSRIARLSAKAEFIRNVLVKNSSCCIPSQTKVITSTRKRIGRVNITGQPKLFGGSLEEYLEFTNEEVPLVMRSCIRVINLYGLHHQGIFRVSGSQVEISNFREAFERGEDPLADTNDASDINSVAGLLKLYLRELREPLFPIVYFEHFVSIAEIRSKEDIITAIRNFLSNLSPTVLIVIRYLFAFLNHLSEYADENMMDAFNLAICFGPTLMPAPEDKDQVQYQNQINELIKCMILYHDDIFPPDLVGLEYEKYISHEPFMDIFVGESPVDNVTEDPDSEICPSEDESETLEATVQFDFKARSNRELSIRKGDIVILRKQVSNDWWHGILNGTEGLIPDKYISLRIKGEDRDKISIEQYNHRDINVENEPTVEIQTETTKEDCHVYLQPNIDPISYNSRTDNEFYEHNSLNDYEKHAEIQIVNTCDNLERLPAPESKQCISDFNKKPINTHQNSIEILQRNADVVDNSVISDIPSVNVNVDSVQPTEDFERSIKTDDTTEEDLKNLSEFQKNKFLWEVRSRGTSKESCYNLPYEKKPIAPDLVMDLPISKNKSIFECAFQENAEDIDETTQIKGNTGIFKNADHTTVLKKKKSNDVSKAVSAAKSVLVSEDLQSQSDLFIVEGNNLYANINPSSAKARGFKLDHELNQYQMAHKQNDLKNKETNSNENRVESNTSNNME; from the exons ATGGGTGAAAAGGATCAGGATATAAAGAGCCCAATGAAAAGAGTTGGATCTACAAGAAAGATCGTTATGTTTAGTA GTATTCGTCAGCAACTTAATGAACAACTACGTTGTCTTGATACCAGAGTGGAGTCACAAATTGGATTAATTCAAGAAATACAAGATTTCTTTCGCCGTCGTGGAGAATTAGAGTTAGACTACAGTAAAAGCTTAGAGAAATTTGCACGTGGATTACTGTTGAAACACaaggaacaaaaacaaaa aagagATCACTGGCCAATATTTTCAACGTTTGCGTGTTGGCAACATTTAGTTAAGGAAACTCAGTCTTTATCAAAAGATCACGCAATATTGGCCGACCTATATTCTATAAGTATTGTTGCAAGTTTACAGACCACTATTGAAGATGTTCAGAGGATATATAAAAAG GTTAAATTAATAGGATATGAAATTCACGAAGATATTCAACATTTACTTCAAGAACTTCATACGACAATGAAAACGTATCAAAGATACGAG AGTGAATGTAAATCAGCCAAGCTAAAGTTGGTTACTGCAGAAGCCCAGAGAAAAAAATTGGAGCAGACAATTGCAAAAGAAAAACTTGAACGGAATAAGAAATATAAACTTACCGAAAAAGAAATAGTCAAA AGGGACACAAAATATAAAGATGCAAGACTGAAAGCGCTAAAAGCTAAAACTGAATACCAGTTATGTTTGGAAGCTTCAAATACTAcgatacataaatattttgtggaagATTTGTGTGATCTAATAGAT TGTATGGATCTTGGATTTGGATCTATGATTTCAAAAGCGATACTAATGCATGTTTCGGCAGACCAGGGTCGATCAAGGGCAATTCTTCAACAAGCAGATAATCTCTCACATTTAATACACTCGATCGATTGTCGAGCTgataagcaaaaatttttagaacacCATCATGCAGCGTTTATAATACCTAAACGTTTAGAGTTGCAATGCCAACAAGATCAGactgaaataattgaaatggatataaaaaaagaattacatTTAGATATGGAACAAAGATTAGAAACTTTAGGTCAAAGGTTGCGAGATCTTCGCATAGAATGCGACGAAGTTTGGAAGTCACTCGAGACAGCTGAAACGAAACTCTTGGAACATTATAATAACAAGGACAATGACACCAGCGATATTTTCACTGAAGGTAAACACTATATACATAAGACACCCAACAGCAATATTACGCCTAAGTTAAAAGCTGAAAAGCAGGACATCGAAGATTATTACATATTG aaAATACGAGAATATATAAACGGAACTTCACGCATAGCACGTTTAAGCGCAAAGGCTGAATTTATACGAAACGTTTTAGTTAAGAACAGTTCATGCTGTATACCTTCTCAAACGAAAGTCATAACATCAACCCGGAAGCGAATTGGACGTGTTAATATTACTGGCCAACCAAAATTATTTGGCGGTTCCTTAGAAGAATATTTAGAATTTACCAACGAGGAAGTACCACTTGTTATGCGTAGCTGCATACGTGTCATTAATTTATATG GATTACATCATCAAGGAATATTTAGAGTTTCCGGTTCCCAAGTGGAAATTTCAAACTTTCGAGAAGCATTTGAAAGGGGCGAAGATCCACTTGCAGATACAAATGACGCGTCGGATATTAATTCCGTTGCTGGGCTTTTAAAGCTGTACTTGCGAGAATTAAGGGAGCCATTATTTCCTATAGTATATTTCGAACATTTTGTATCTATAGCAG aAATACGTTCAAAAGAGGATATCATAACAgcaataagaaattttttaagcaatCTTTCTCCTACGGTTTTAATAGTTATTCGTTATTTATTCGCTTTTCTAAATCA TCTATCGGAATATGCGGATGAAAATATGATGGATGCATTTAATTTAGCTATTTGTTTCGGTCCGACCCTCATGCCTGCGCCGGAAGATAAAGATCAAGTTCAATACCAAAATCAGATAAACGAGCTTATTAAATGTATGATATTATACCACGATGATATTTTTCCGCCGGATTTAGTAGGCTTGGaatacgaaaaatatatatctcaCGAACCTTTCATGGATAT TTTTGTTGGTGAATCCCCAGTCGATAATGTGACCGAAGATCCGGACTCAGAAATTTGTCCCTCCGAAGATg AATCAGAAACTCTGGAAGCCACAGTTCAGTTCGATTTTAAAGCACGATCGAATCGTGAATTATCAATTCGCAAAGGAGATATCGTAATCTTAAGAAAACAG GTATCTAATGATTGGTGGCACGGAATATTAAATGGAACAGAGGGACTAATACCAGATAAATATATATCGCTTAGAATCaa AGGAGAAGACAGAGACAAAATATCTATTGAACAATACAACCATAGGGATATTAATGTTGAGAACGAGCCGACTGTTGAAATTCAAACAGAAACCACAAAAGAGGATTGTCACGTATATTTACAGCCTAATATTGATCCAATATCATACAATTCAAGAACCGATAATGAATTTTATGAACATAATTCATTGAATGACTACGAGAAACATGCCGAAATACAGATTGTAAACACCTGTGACAATTTAGAG CGTCTACCGGCACCGGAGTCAAAGCAATGTATttccgatttcaataaaaaaccCATTAACACTCATCAAAACAGCATCGAAATATTGCAAAGAAACGCAGATGTAGTAGATAATTCAGTCATATCCGACATACCCTCGGTAAATGTTAATGTTGACAGTGTTCAACCTACAGAGGATTTTGAACGTTCTATTAAAACTGACGATACAACCGAAGAGGATTTGAAGAATTTGAgtgaattccaaaaaaataaatttttatgggaAGTAAGATCACGCGGTACATCCAAGGAAAGTTGCTACAATTTGCCATACGAAAAGAAGCCCATTGCACCCGATCTAGTTATGGATTTACcaatctcaaaaaataaatcaatttttgagTGTGCTTTTCAAGAAAATGCAGAG gaTATCGATGAAACAACACAGATAAAAGGAAATACGGGGATTTTTAAAAACGCCGACCATACGacagttttgaag aaaaaaaaatcgaatgatGTATCCAAAGCAGTCAGTGCTGCAAAATCCGTGTTAGTTAGTGAAGATCTACAATCTCAAAGTGATCTTTTTATTGTAGAAGGAAATAATTTATATGCCAATATAAATCCTTCATCCGCGAAAGCACGTGGATTTAAATTAGATCACGAATTAAATCAATATCAAATGGCGCACAAACagaatgatttaaaaaataaggaaacgaATTCGAATGAAAATAGAGTTGAATCAAATACAAGTAACAATATGGAGTAA
- the LOC126757080 gene encoding beta-1,4-glucuronyltransferase 1: MRKLVRFRRWVLFILTIFLTTINLLWTFCLLDTEINSQQINKSFNRNTKPLVAIESANDDTMPPLNRSLVQKMSKHNFRLAFDNISFETGRWDNLRNYKMFDFALIGDKFIKSSHENIVCLATQSSVERLYSLTQVAHQWNGPISTAVYVAGDEEFFILQHFVTYMRLCFAFIRDNVTFHIAVPNNKEPVHRQIPNLFNSFDCQYPEQTLRHLLKIRNPDTIRWRLKNEYPQNHLRNLARKGCQNKYVFLTDIDIIPSTNMVSLLNKFLPSAKCSYRCAYVIPTFEIDNRAKFPASKPELMRLYRKGLARPFHEKVFIYNQYATNFSIWLKNSSNEDERAHISHVVTNFEFLYEPFYVAFDDVPAHDERFIGYGFTRNSQVYEMYISGYTFFVLSPVFTCHWGLQQKKARPVWREQQNNLNRKRFEMFKHEILARYKKKTTRK, from the exons ATG aGGAAACTTGTGCGATTTAGACGTTGGGTTTTATTcatattaacaatatttttaactacAATTAATCTACTGTGGACATTTTGTTTACTGGACACggaaataaattcgcaacaaaTCAATAAGTCATTTAACAGAAATACAAAGCCATTAGTGGCAATAGAAAGTGCCAACGATGACACCATGCCACCGCTCAATCGATCATTAGTACAGAAAATGTCGAAGCATAATTTTAGGCTTGCTTTCGATAATATAAGTTTCGAAACTGGTAGATGGGACAATCTTCGCAATTATAAGATGTTTGATTTTGCTTTGATTGGAGATAAGTTTATCAAATCTTCACACGAAAACATTGTATGTTTAGCTACCCAAAGTTCCGTGGAACGGTTGTATTCATTGACACAAGTTGCACATCAGTGGAACGGACCAATTTCAACCGCCGTGTACGTTGCCGGAGATGAagaattcttcattttacaacACTTTGTTACATATATGAGACTTTGCTTCGCTTTTATACGCGATAACGTTACTTTTCATATAGCTGTTCCAAATAATAAGGAACCAGTTCACAGACAAATTCCTAATCTCTTCAACAGCTTTGATTGTCAATACCCTGAACAAACGCTTCGCCATTTACTGAAAATACGCAATCCAGACACAATACGTTGGCGTTTAAAAAATGAATATCCGCAAAACCATTTACGCAATTTAGCTCGAAAAGGttgtcaaaataaatatgtatttctaacagatattgatataataccaAGCACAAATATGGtatcattattaaataaatttctgccGTCAGCAAAATGCAGCTATCGTTGCGCGTATGTTATACCAACTTTTGAAATAGACAACAGAGCTAAATTCCCTGCTTCCAAGCCAGAGCTTATGCGTTTATATAGAAAAGGTCTAGCACGCCCATTTCACgaaaaagtgtttatttacAACCAGTACGCGACAAACTTCTCCATTTGGCTTAAGAATTCTTCCAATGAAGATGAGCGGGCTCATATAAGTCATGTCGTAACAAATTTTGAGTTCTTGTATGAACCTTTTTATGTCGCTTTTGATGACGTCCCTGCCCACGATGAAAGATTTATAGGCTATGGCTTTACCCGAAATTCACAG gtctatgaaatgtatatttctgggtACACATTTTTTGTGTTATCCCCTGTTTTTACTTGTCATTGGggattacaacaaaaaaaagcgaGACCAGTTTGGCGAGAACAACAAAATAATCTGAATCGAAAGCGTTTTGAGATGTTTAAACATGAAATTCTCGCCCgatataaaaa AAAGACAACAAGGAAATAA
- the LOC126755910 gene encoding leukocyte surface antigen CD53 — MALTKRIKCFKYLVYSYVVLLMVTGAAQILVGTILLWGHSGYYGIVQNKLWAPAAILLCLGPITFLLCWMGCQATNQRKRCLLGTFIAALVACICIQFFICGWSLAMRESLPTSVEIFIDDSFVEFLDKFSRTKVDNLHLWNRMQSQLQCCGVDGPLDYRRLSLPWSCCSRPEHAYESACDTHYKRGCLSVVSEQIRNRLLFTSLGSATIAVVQSLGLFCAVHLAILFGKSENNHNISNLNKKRQQQFLPLSIQDKRHDMPSPLSLSPSAPGHRIIKSSKPPTMPK, encoded by the exons ATGGCATTAACAAAGCggattaaatgttttaaatatttagtttacaGCTACGTCGTGCTCTTAATG GTAACTGGTGCTGCCCAAATACTAGTTGGTACAATTCTGTTATGGGGTCATTCTGGTTATTACGGTATTGTCCAAAATAAATTATGGGCTCCGGCTGCTATTCTATTGTGTTTAGGGCCAATTACATTTCTTCTCTGTTGGATGGGATGTCAAGCTACAAATCAAAGAAAACGATGTCTACTAGGAACG TTCATAGCGGCATTGGTGGCGTGCATTTGCATTCAATTCTTCATATGTGGCTGGTCGTTGGCAATGCGTGAGAGCCTCCCAACATCAGtggaaatttttatagatgATTCGTTTGTTGAATTTCTTGACAAATTTTCTAGGACAAAGGTTGACAATTTGCATTTATGGAACCGTATGCAATCGCAG tTACAGTGTTGCGGAGTAGACGGACCCTTAGATTACCGTCGGCTTTCTCTGCCGTGGTCTTGTTGCTCCCGACCAGAACATGCTTATGAATCTGCATGTGACACTCATTATAAAAGAGGTTGTTTATCGGTTGTATCTGAGCAAATTAGAAATCGATTACTTTTTACTTCATTAGGTTCTGCAACCATAGCTGTTGTgcag AGCTTGGGTTTATTTTGTGCGGTTCATTTAGCTATCCTCTttggaaaaagtgaaaataatcacAATATAAGCAACTTGAACAAGAAGCGTCAACAACAATTTCTTCCTTTATCAATACAAGATAAACGTCATGATATGCCCTCCCCACTGAGTCTCTCACCCTCAGCACCAGGCCATCGGATTATTAAATCCTCTAAGCCACCAACTATGCCGAAATGA